A DNA window from Geovibrio ferrireducens contains the following coding sequences:
- a CDS encoding DHH family phosphoesterase, which yields MIEKILLDVKPFRKVLILTHNNPDPDTIAAAAGMKMILSNKLKKRCTIAYHGIIGRAENRELIKTCKIDMHLSTKLNFARYDYLIVADTQPNAGNVYIPKNIMPNVVIDHHTFRAQTKSTEIYDVRPGTGSTSTIIAEYMKALHLEPDANIATALYYGMKTDTFGSGRSITQHDMDMMAYIFPHISTQKLQKIENPELPRYYFKTMKKAIEQAEIIDNLVFCDLGDVRNPDLIAETSDFVLRMRDVKWTFVIGRIDSQCYFSLRCKSSKQLVGRIASRIVKGIGTGGGHMKSAGGQINLENMPYEQAVPELKARLLRRTGITDTEVKKI from the coding sequence ATGATAGAAAAAATACTGCTGGACGTTAAGCCTTTCCGCAAGGTGCTGATTCTCACCCACAACAACCCCGACCCCGATACCATAGCGGCGGCTGCGGGGATGAAGATGATCCTCAGCAACAAGCTGAAAAAACGCTGTACCATAGCCTATCACGGTATTATCGGCAGGGCGGAGAACAGAGAGCTCATCAAAACATGTAAGATTGATATGCATCTCTCCACCAAGCTCAACTTCGCCAGATATGACTACCTCATAGTTGCGGACACTCAGCCGAACGCAGGGAACGTATATATACCGAAAAATATAATGCCCAATGTCGTTATAGACCACCACACTTTCCGCGCGCAGACAAAATCCACGGAGATTTACGATGTCCGTCCGGGCACGGGCAGCACAAGCACCATAATAGCAGAGTATATGAAGGCTCTGCATCTGGAACCTGATGCGAACATAGCAACCGCCCTTTATTACGGCATGAAAACAGACACCTTCGGCTCCGGCAGGAGCATAACCCAGCATGATATGGATATGATGGCCTACATATTCCCCCACATATCCACACAGAAGCTCCAGAAGATAGAAAACCCCGAACTTCCCCGCTATTACTTCAAGACCATGAAAAAGGCAATCGAACAGGCCGAAATAATAGACAATCTCGTATTCTGCGATCTGGGTGATGTTCGCAACCCCGATCTTATTGCTGAAACAAGCGACTTTGTTCTCAGAATGCGTGATGTGAAATGGACTTTCGTAATAGGCCGCATAGACAGCCAGTGCTACTTCTCCCTGCGCTGCAAGTCATCCAAACAGCTTGTGGGCAGGATCGCAAGCCGCATAGTGAAAGGCATAGGCACTGGCGGAGGGCACATGAAGTCCGCAGGCGGGCAGATAAACCTTGAGAACATGCCCTATGAACAGGCAGTTCCGGAACTCAAAGCGCGCCTTCTCCGCAGAACAGGCATAACCGACACCGAAGTCAAAAAGATTTAA
- the rd gene encoding rubredoxin — protein sequence MKYVCTVCGWIYDPEVGDPDGGIEPGTEFEDIPEDWVCPECGVGKDSFEVYED from the coding sequence ATGAAATATGTATGTACAGTGTGCGGATGGATTTATGACCCTGAAGTGGGCGATCCCGACGGCGGCATCGAACCCGGAACAGAATTTGAAGACATCCCCGAAGACTGGGTCTGCCCCGAATGCGGAGTAGGCAAAGACAGCTTCGAGGTTTACGAAGACTAA
- a CDS encoding FprA family A-type flavoprotein — MNSFKVADNVHWVGVRDPELEIFDVVIPTEHGTTYNSYLVQGTKKKALIEANKLLFKDTYIQTVEEICPVSEIDYIILNHNEPDHSGCLPVLLEMNPNIEVIYSKTAKTFVDNIVNGEYNGRAVGDDDVIDLGGKTLRFFHTPFLHWPDTMFTYLVEDKILFPCDFLGAHYCSGEKIFNDELERKDDAMEAFKFYYSMIMRPYKEHILKALHKIKDIEITMVCPSHGPILRENPERYIEWYKKQADRYYKNMQDRRVAIVYATAYGNTKMLADSIKAGVEETGVKAVLLDAAALPVGELIDEIEISYGLLIGTPTLNAKAPKPILNLFAYFVVLNMVNRLAGAFGSFGWSGEGVKVSEDIMKSMRMKLPMESFKVKMTPSAEDLEKAYAWGRDFGMAVLEAN, encoded by the coding sequence ATGAACTCATTCAAAGTTGCAGACAACGTCCACTGGGTCGGTGTCAGAGACCCTGAGCTTGAAATTTTTGACGTAGTAATCCCCACAGAACACGGAACCACATACAACAGCTACCTTGTGCAGGGTACAAAAAAGAAAGCGCTCATTGAAGCCAACAAGCTTCTTTTCAAAGATACATACATCCAGACTGTAGAGGAGATCTGCCCCGTCAGTGAGATCGACTATATAATCCTCAACCATAATGAGCCGGATCACTCAGGCTGTCTGCCTGTTCTTCTGGAAATGAACCCGAATATTGAAGTTATCTACTCCAAAACGGCTAAAACCTTTGTGGATAATATAGTAAACGGAGAATACAACGGCCGCGCAGTGGGTGATGATGATGTGATTGACCTCGGCGGCAAGACCCTCCGCTTCTTCCACACCCCCTTCCTCCACTGGCCGGATACCATGTTCACCTACCTTGTGGAGGACAAGATCCTCTTCCCGTGCGACTTCCTCGGCGCGCACTACTGCAGCGGCGAGAAGATATTTAATGATGAACTTGAGAGAAAAGATGATGCCATGGAGGCTTTCAAGTTTTACTACTCCATGATCATGCGCCCGTACAAGGAGCATATACTCAAGGCTCTTCACAAGATCAAAGACATAGAAATAACAATGGTCTGCCCCTCTCACGGGCCTATTCTCCGTGAGAATCCCGAAAGATATATCGAGTGGTATAAAAAGCAGGCGGACAGATATTATAAAAATATGCAGGACAGAAGGGTCGCTATAGTTTACGCCACCGCCTACGGAAACACAAAGATGCTGGCGGACAGCATTAAAGCAGGTGTGGAAGAGACAGGGGTGAAAGCTGTCCTTCTGGACGCTGCTGCCCTCCCCGTCGGCGAACTGATAGACGAGATAGAGATTTCCTACGGCCTTCTCATAGGTACGCCCACGCTTAATGCAAAGGCTCCCAAGCCCATACTTAACCTTTTTGCATACTTTGTGGTGCTTAACATGGTAAACAGACTTGCTGGCGCTTTCGGCTCATTCGGCTGGAGCGGCGAAGGTGTGAAGGTCAGTGAGGATATTATGAAAAGCATGAGGATGAAGCTTCCGATGGAGTCCTTCAAAGTCAAAATGACTCCTTCGGCGGAAGACCTCGAAAAAGCCTATGCATGGGGACGTGACTTCGGCATGGCTGTGCTTGAGGCCAACTAG
- a CDS encoding Rieske (2Fe-2S) protein, whose product MDFIKAAKTEDFSGTSWKTVKILAKNIGIFKREDGSFYAMEISCKHQQANLLANGLPKSGSIIKCTRHGWEYDLATGRCLTHPDGHADLRFYGTKVEEGVIFISAAPLPKD is encoded by the coding sequence ATGGATTTCATCAAAGCGGCAAAGACAGAGGACTTCTCAGGCACAAGCTGGAAAACTGTTAAGATTCTCGCCAAAAACATAGGCATATTCAAAAGGGAGGACGGCTCCTTTTATGCCATGGAGATAAGCTGCAAGCACCAGCAGGCAAACCTTCTGGCAAACGGACTCCCGAAGAGCGGCAGCATAATCAAATGCACACGCCACGGCTGGGAGTATGATCTTGCGACAGGCAGGTGTCTTACACATCCGGACGGACATGCAGATCTCCGCTTCTACGGCACAAAGGTTGAAGAGGGTGTAATTTTCATATCCGCCGCGCCTCTGCCCAAAGATTAG
- a CDS encoding HD domain-containing protein → MKDDQRIINFFFEAGFLQNLQRTGIPYLGSGKQSVAEHSFRVTVIGYTMAAMLGADVNKVLKMCLFHDLEEARTGDLNYLQQRYVKSDDQKALRDALKGLPLEAEVTELIDEYAQQKTLEAKIAKEADVLELIMFLKEQLDKGNEQAGNWLKSAVKRLKTEKGIQLAESILETRYYEWWYGDGNGWENGSKDW, encoded by the coding sequence ATGAAGGACGACCAGAGGATAATTAATTTCTTTTTTGAGGCGGGGTTTCTCCAGAACCTGCAGAGAACTGGAATCCCATATCTCGGCTCCGGAAAGCAGAGCGTGGCGGAGCACAGCTTCCGCGTCACCGTGATAGGCTACACAATGGCAGCCATGCTTGGCGCTGATGTGAACAAGGTGCTGAAAATGTGCCTGTTTCACGACCTTGAGGAAGCCAGAACCGGAGACCTTAACTACCTCCAGCAGAGATATGTCAAATCTGACGATCAGAAAGCCCTGCGGGATGCTCTGAAGGGGCTTCCCCTTGAGGCGGAGGTAACGGAGCTCATAGATGAATACGCACAGCAGAAGACTCTGGAAGCAAAAATCGCCAAGGAAGCCGATGTTCTTGAACTGATTATGTTCCTCAAGGAGCAGCTCGACAAAGGGAACGAACAGGCGGGAAACTGGCTGAAATCAGCAGTGAAGCGCCTTAAGACAGAGAAGGGCATACAGCTTGCGGAAAGCATTCTGGAAACGAGATATTACGAATGGTGGTACGGTGATGGGAACGGATGGGAAAACGGATCAAAAGACTGGTAG
- a CDS encoding phenylacetate--CoA ligase family protein — protein sequence MKYWQEREETMSVEEREAFQLERLQSTLNRAYKNVDFYKKKFDETGIKPDSVKELTDIANLPFTTKQDLRDNYPYGMFAVPLRDIVRIHSSSGTTGKPTVVGYTRADLENWKDLVARIIIAGGADEQDIVHVAFTYGLFTGGFGLHYGAEHIGASVIPVSSGNTARQIGIMQDYRSTVLVSTPSYALHIAETLSKMGLNKNDLHLKTGLFGSEPWGEKIRQEIEEKLGIDAVDNYGLSELMGPGIAGECLEKSGLHVNEDHFYVEIIDPETLKPLPLGEKGELVITTLKREAMPLIRYRTRDVTRLYREKCACGRTLIKMEKPRGRTDDMLIINGVNVYPSQVAEALESVSGASPHFMMIVSKKGVLDELEIQIEVSEALFFDEMKKQKSLMEELVRVFQQAILIKPRVKLVMPKTLERFEGKAKRVIDNRKPE from the coding sequence ATGAAATACTGGCAGGAACGTGAAGAAACGATGAGTGTTGAGGAGAGAGAGGCGTTTCAGCTTGAGCGTCTTCAGTCTACCCTTAACCGTGCCTATAAAAATGTGGATTTCTATAAGAAAAAGTTTGATGAGACAGGTATCAAGCCTGATTCCGTCAAAGAACTTACTGATATAGCGAACCTCCCCTTCACCACGAAGCAGGATCTGAGAGATAATTATCCCTACGGAATGTTCGCAGTGCCCCTGCGGGACATAGTGCGCATACATTCATCCAGCGGAACCACAGGCAAGCCCACAGTAGTGGGTTACACAAGGGCGGATCTGGAAAACTGGAAAGACCTTGTGGCGCGCATAATAATAGCTGGCGGAGCGGATGAGCAGGACATAGTTCATGTTGCCTTCACCTACGGGCTTTTCACAGGCGGTTTCGGGCTTCACTACGGGGCGGAGCATATAGGCGCGTCCGTTATTCCCGTTTCCAGCGGAAACACGGCAAGGCAGATAGGCATAATGCAGGACTACAGAAGTACAGTGCTTGTCAGTACCCCTTCATATGCCCTGCACATAGCCGAAACCCTCAGCAAGATGGGACTGAATAAAAACGACCTGCACCTTAAGACAGGACTCTTCGGCAGTGAGCCGTGGGGTGAGAAGATAAGGCAGGAGATAGAGGAAAAACTCGGTATTGACGCTGTGGACAACTACGGTCTCTCCGAGCTTATGGGCCCCGGAATCGCTGGGGAATGTCTGGAAAAAAGCGGCCTGCATGTTAACGAAGACCATTTTTATGTTGAGATAATAGATCCGGAAACACTCAAACCTCTGCCCCTCGGCGAGAAGGGCGAGCTTGTCATCACCACCCTGAAAAGGGAGGCAATGCCCCTTATACGCTACAGAACAAGAGACGTAACCAGACTCTACAGAGAGAAATGCGCCTGCGGCAGAACACTCATTAAGATGGAGAAGCCCAGAGGCAGAACCGATGACATGCTGATTATAAACGGTGTGAACGTTTATCCGTCACAGGTTGCCGAGGCTCTCGAATCGGTGAGCGGCGCTTCGCCTCACTTTATGATGATAGTGAGCAAGAAGGGCGTTCTGGATGAACTTGAGATACAGATTGAGGTCAGCGAGGCGCTGTTCTTTGATGAGATGAAAAAACAGAAATCACTGATGGAGGAGCTTGTGCGTGTCTTCCAGCAGGCGATACTCATAAAACCCAGAGTTAAGCTTGTAATGCCCAAAACCCTTGAGCGTTTTGAAGGCAAAGCTAAAAGGGTTATAGACAACCGCAAGCCGGAATAA
- a CDS encoding ABC transporter ATP-binding protein translates to MLKVKSLCVSYGAVEALSNVSVHVSEGEFVSLIGSNGAGKTTLLNSVMGIVPAKQGEAVFMGESIAAMKVHQAAAKGIALVPEGRRVFANMSVLENILMGGFSKSSKENSDKIEEIYSMFPVLRERKSQQAGMLSGGEQQMLAIGRALMCRPKLLLMDEPSMGLAPLVIKDVYEKLAALSKTGLTILLVEQNAAMALKYADRGYVLENGRIVLQGSAKELLGDNEVKRAYLGKEYKEKWER, encoded by the coding sequence ATGCTTAAGGTTAAGTCCCTCTGTGTTTCATACGGCGCTGTAGAGGCGCTTTCCAACGTTTCCGTGCACGTGAGCGAGGGAGAGTTTGTTTCCCTCATCGGCAGCAACGGAGCAGGGAAAACAACCCTGCTGAACTCTGTGATGGGTATAGTTCCAGCTAAGCAGGGCGAAGCTGTGTTTATGGGTGAGAGCATAGCGGCAATGAAGGTGCATCAGGCGGCGGCAAAGGGCATAGCACTTGTTCCCGAAGGGCGCAGGGTTTTTGCCAATATGTCCGTGCTTGAGAATATCCTTATGGGCGGCTTTTCCAAAAGCTCAAAGGAAAACTCCGATAAAATCGAAGAGATTTATTCGATGTTTCCTGTGCTTAGGGAGCGTAAAAGCCAGCAGGCGGGCATGCTTTCCGGCGGTGAGCAGCAGATGCTTGCCATAGGGCGCGCGCTTATGTGCAGACCGAAGCTGCTTTTGATGGATGAACCGTCCATGGGGCTTGCGCCCCTTGTGATAAAAGATGTATATGAAAAACTGGCTGCTCTCTCCAAGACAGGTCTTACGATTCTTCTCGTGGAGCAGAATGCTGCCATGGCTCTGAAATACGCCGACAGAGGCTATGTGCTTGAGAACGGGCGCATAGTTCTTCAGGGGAGCGCTAAAGAGCTTCTCGGCGACAACGAGGTTAAGCGGGCTTACCTCGGAAAGGAATACAAGGAGAAGTGGGAGAGATAG
- a CDS encoding ABC transporter ATP-binding protein — MLEVKDISVRFGGVKALTDVSFTVKNGSISALIGPNGAGKTTMFNVVTGFVTPVAGSVRFMDKDITKARPHRVFNSGISRTFQNLNIIPELSLRENMYLGIIGRDKPSVLKSAFRLNKSYWKKTSEEIDTFLEFAGVQDFQHHRPSSVPYGVLKNFEMARAVISKPKLLLLDEPAAGLNMAEKERLAGIVRKVSADGITILMVEHDMQFISSLAEYVVCLNFGEKIACGTYDEIRNNEAVLKAYLGDEDA, encoded by the coding sequence ATGCTTGAGGTAAAGGATATATCCGTCCGCTTCGGCGGGGTAAAAGCGCTTACTGATGTGAGTTTTACTGTGAAGAACGGGAGCATTTCCGCACTCATAGGCCCCAACGGGGCAGGAAAAACCACCATGTTTAATGTTGTGACCGGGTTTGTGACCCCTGTCGCGGGCTCTGTGCGGTTTATGGATAAAGACATCACAAAGGCAAGGCCGCACAGGGTGTTTAATTCCGGAATATCTCGCACGTTCCAGAACCTGAACATAATCCCTGAGCTTTCACTGCGTGAGAACATGTATCTCGGCATCATAGGCCGTGACAAACCCTCCGTGCTGAAAAGCGCATTCCGGCTGAATAAGTCATACTGGAAAAAAACATCGGAAGAGATAGACACGTTCCTTGAGTTTGCGGGCGTGCAGGACTTTCAGCACCACAGGCCGTCTTCCGTGCCTTACGGCGTGCTGAAAAACTTTGAGATGGCCAGAGCGGTTATCTCAAAGCCTAAGCTTCTCCTGCTGGACGAACCTGCGGCGGGGCTGAACATGGCTGAGAAGGAACGTCTGGCAGGCATAGTGCGCAAGGTTTCTGCCGACGGCATAACTATTCTCATGGTTGAGCATGACATGCAGTTTATCTCCAGCCTTGCCGAATATGTGGTCTGCCTCAATTTCGGCGAGAAGATAGCCTGCGGCACATATGACGAAATAAGGAACAATGAGGCTGTTCTCAAGGCTTATCTGGGGGATGAAGATGCTTAA